The Clostridia bacterium genomic sequence GTTAGCCAGAGGGTAGCAGGATTTCCGGCGGAACTTTGGGCCAATCGCGCGCGGCGTTTGGGTCTAGAGGATTATCTCACCAGAGCGTTTGCGGAGATCTCTCGACGAAGTGCTGGGAATCGCCAGGGTACCGGTCATAGCGGTATGGTTTCCATCCAACGCTGTGGCCAGGAAGTGCTCGAGAGGACTTCGGTACGCGTCACTGAAGATATGGTTGAGGCAAGATTTGTAGTTGGTTTGCCGGCGGCGGGGCGGCGCATCTTGGGGCGGGCGGCCATTAGCATCCTTTGTGACCTAGTTCCGAGATTGGTGGAAGCTAGCCTGCTCTACCGTAATCTACCCGCCGAACAAGTACGTAAGCACGTAGAAAACGTAGAAGATGCCGAGTTCGTGCGGAGCCAATTGCCAAAGTTGGGTTTGGTGGCTTTCATTGGCGACGGATCGATATTGCCCCGGGAAAGTGGTGCTAGCGACCGACCTCTGCGCCAGGGGAGAGTTATTTCGTTTCGTGCTCCAGAGGAATACAAGGTCAGCCTGAAGCTTCCTAACCGGGGCGAGGTGACTGGGATGGGCATACCTGCCGGAGTTACCTTAATTGTGGGAGGAGGCTACCACGGCAAGTCTACCCTATTAAGGGCTATTGAACGTGGGGTATATAATCACATTCCTGGTGATGGGCGTGAGTTGGCGATTACCGTGGGCGATGCTGTGAAAATCCGAGCTGAAGACGGACGCAGCGTAAGCGGTGTGGACATTAGCTCCTTTATCAATAACTTACCCTTTGGTCAAGGCACTGAAAATTTTTCTACTCCCAACGCCAGCGGGAGCACATCCCAAGCTGCCAACATTATCGAAGCCTTAGAAGCTGGGGCTAAATTGCTACTTCTGGACGAGGATACTAGCGCCACTAATTTTATGTTGCGGGATAGCAGGATGCAGCGGCTGGTACCAAAGAACAACGAACCGATCACGCCTTTTATTGACCGGGTACGAGAGCTATACCACAACTTTGGGGTCTCTAGCATCCT encodes the following:
- a CDS encoding ABC-ATPase domain-containing protein; translated protein: MSGREDLRLRLASIDGKGYKAYQDIEGAYDFGFFTLYVDHAQSDPFAPPSRLRARVSQRVAGFPAELWANRARRLGLEDYLTRAFAEISRRSAGNRQGTGHSGMVSIQRCGQEVLERTSVRVTEDMVEARFVVGLPAAGRRILGRAAISILCDLVPRLVEASLLYRNLPAEQVRKHVENVEDAEFVRSQLPKLGLVAFIGDGSILPRESGASDRPLRQGRVISFRAPEEYKVSLKLPNRGEVTGMGIPAGVTLIVGGGYHGKSTLLRAIERGVYNHIPGDGRELAITVGDAVKIRAEDGRSVSGVDISSFINNLPFGQGTENFSTPNASGSTSQAANIIEALEAGAKLLLLDEDTSATNFMLRDSRMQRLVPKNNEPITPFIDRVRELYHNFGVSSILVIGGAGDYLDVADRVLMMQNFLPYDVTDRAREVAKLEPTGRQLEPNQPMSVRSRIPLPASFGLDSRHKVKAKGTDVVLWGHEELDLSNLEQLVDPAQANAIAAMIRYAVDRHYIDGSRTLSQVLDALLKDCRDHGLEIISPFRGQHPGEYAMPRRFEIAAAVNRFRRLQVRQA